A part of Streptomyces sp. SLBN-31 genomic DNA contains:
- the ssd gene encoding septum site-determining protein Ssd, which produces METVAGAVTHEPPPAASGRQAGPLIVTEDVDLLDDLLRLCAAAGATPEVHHCVPERAGGWEAAPLVLVGDDAARRVRGAARRRGVVLVGRDQDDSGVWRRAVEIGADHVLMLPDGEQWLVDRIADVAEGIGRPALTVGVIGGRGGAGASTLACALAVTSAREGLRTLLVDADPLGGGLDVLLGGETAEGLRWPAFAASRGRVGGGALEESLPQLHSLRVLSWDRGDCVAVPAQAIRAVLAAARRRGGAVVVDLPRRVDDGVAEALSQLDLGLLVVPAELRAVAAAGRVASAAGMILRDLRVAVRGPYAPGLDDREVARLLGLPLAGEVPVEAGLVRPGEGKAPPGAGGRGPLARFCRQFWERALVEAGAT; this is translated from the coding sequence ATGGAGACCGTGGCCGGAGCCGTCACTCACGAACCGCCGCCCGCAGCCTCGGGGCGGCAGGCCGGACCACTGATCGTCACGGAGGACGTCGACCTGCTGGACGACCTGCTGCGGTTGTGCGCCGCGGCCGGGGCGACACCGGAGGTCCACCACTGCGTGCCGGAACGCGCGGGCGGCTGGGAGGCCGCGCCCCTGGTGCTGGTCGGCGACGACGCGGCCCGCCGGGTGCGCGGGGCCGCCCGCCGACGAGGGGTGGTGCTCGTCGGCCGCGACCAGGACGACTCCGGTGTCTGGCGCCGGGCCGTCGAGATCGGCGCCGACCACGTGCTGATGCTGCCCGACGGCGAACAGTGGCTCGTCGACCGCATCGCCGACGTCGCCGAGGGGATCGGCAGGCCCGCCCTCACCGTGGGTGTCATCGGCGGCCGTGGCGGGGCCGGAGCCTCCACGCTCGCGTGCGCCCTCGCCGTCACCTCCGCGCGCGAGGGGCTGCGCACCCTCCTCGTGGACGCCGATCCGCTCGGCGGCGGACTCGACGTACTCCTCGGCGGCGAGACAGCGGAGGGGCTGCGCTGGCCCGCCTTCGCCGCCTCCCGCGGCCGGGTCGGCGGCGGCGCGCTGGAGGAGTCGCTGCCGCAGCTGCACTCCCTGAGGGTGCTCAGCTGGGACCGCGGCGACTGCGTGGCCGTCCCGGCGCAGGCCATACGGGCGGTGCTCGCCGCCGCCCGGCGCCGCGGCGGCGCGGTCGTCGTCGACCTCCCGCGCCGGGTCGACGACGGGGTCGCCGAGGCACTCTCCCAGCTTGACCTGGGACTCCTCGTCGTTCCGGCGGAACTGCGGGCGGTCGCCGCGGCCGGACGGGTGGCCTCCGCGGCGGGCATGATCCTGCGCGACCTGCGCGTGGCGGTCCGCGGACCGTACGCGCCCGGCCTCGACGACCGCGAAGTGGCCCGGCTGCTCGGTCTGCCCCTGGCGGGCGAGGTACCGGTCGAGGCCGGCCTGGTACGCCCCGGCGAGGGCAAGGCGCCGCCCGGCGCCGGCGGGCGCGGCCCCCTCGCCCGGTTCTGCCGACAGTTCTGGGAGCGGGCGCTCGTCGAGGCGGGTGCGACATGA
- a CDS encoding TadA family conjugal transfer-associated ATPase, with product MTAAPGLLDGVRQWLVESGAEPTPAHVAQALREQGRVLGDAEVLGAAERLRSELVGSGPLEPLLADPSVTDVLVSAPDRVWVDRGGGLELTSVSFADPAAVRRLAQRLAAVAGRRLDDARPWVDARLPDGTRLHAVLPPVAVGCTCLSLRVVRPRAFTLDELVAAGTVPPGGERVLRALVEARLSFLVSGGTGSGKTTLLSALLGLVGTGERIVLAEDSAELRPDHPHVVRLETRPANQEGAGLVALEDLVRQALRMRPDRLVVGEVRGPEVVHLLAALNTGHEGGCGTVHANAAGDVPARLEALGTAAGLDRAALHSQLAAALSVVLHLVRDRTGRRRIAEVHVLERDGSGLVRTVPALRWGAEEFVRERGWVRLRELLGGREGGRTGEGEDGSGRTW from the coding sequence ATGACCGCGGCACCGGGGCTGCTCGACGGCGTACGGCAGTGGCTGGTCGAGAGCGGGGCCGAGCCGACGCCCGCGCACGTGGCGCAGGCACTGCGGGAGCAGGGGCGGGTCCTCGGGGACGCCGAGGTCCTCGGGGCGGCCGAGCGACTGCGCTCCGAACTGGTCGGCAGCGGACCGCTGGAGCCGCTGCTCGCCGATCCGTCGGTGACCGACGTGCTGGTGTCGGCCCCCGACCGGGTCTGGGTGGATCGGGGCGGCGGACTGGAACTGACGTCGGTCTCCTTCGCCGACCCCGCGGCCGTACGACGGCTGGCGCAGCGACTGGCCGCGGTGGCCGGGCGGCGCCTCGACGACGCCCGGCCGTGGGTCGACGCCCGCCTGCCCGACGGGACCCGGTTGCACGCGGTGCTGCCACCGGTGGCCGTCGGCTGCACCTGTCTGTCGCTGCGGGTGGTACGGCCGCGCGCGTTCACGCTGGACGAACTGGTCGCGGCGGGCACGGTGCCGCCGGGCGGGGAGCGGGTGCTGCGGGCCCTGGTCGAGGCACGGCTGTCCTTCCTCGTCAGCGGGGGCACCGGAAGCGGCAAGACGACACTGCTGAGCGCGCTGCTCGGCCTCGTCGGGACCGGTGAGCGGATCGTGCTCGCCGAGGACTCGGCGGAGCTCAGACCGGACCATCCGCACGTCGTACGGCTGGAGACCAGACCCGCCAACCAGGAGGGCGCGGGACTGGTCGCCCTCGAGGACCTGGTGCGGCAGGCACTGCGGATGCGCCCGGACCGGCTCGTCGTGGGGGAGGTGCGCGGCCCTGAAGTGGTGCATCTGCTGGCCGCGTTGAACACCGGGCACGAGGGCGGCTGCGGCACCGTCCACGCGAACGCCGCCGGCGACGTCCCCGCCCGGCTGGAGGCCCTCGGTACGGCGGCCGGACTCGACCGGGCCGCGCTGCACAGCCAGTTGGCGGCCGCGCTGTCGGTGGTCCTGCACCTCGTACGGGACCGGACCGGCCGGCGGCGCATCGCCGAGGTGCACGTCCTGGAACGGGACGGGTCGGGTCTGGTGCGGACGGTGCCGGCGCTGCGATGGGGCGCTGAGGAGTTCGTGCGCGAGCGGGGCTGGGTGCGGCTGCGGGAACTGCTCGGCGGCCGTGAGGGCGGTCGAACGGGTGAGGGCGAGGACGGGAGCGGGAGGACGTGGTGA
- a CDS encoding HAD family phosphatase: MLRVVENQSWPRTAAFFDLDKTVIAKSSTLTFGKSFYQGGLINRRAALRTAYAQFVFLLGGADHDQMERMREYLSAMCRGWNVQQVREIVAETLHDLIDPIIYDEAASLIEEHHTAGRDVVIVSTSGAEVVEPIGELLGADRVVATRMIVGDDGCYTGEVEYYAYGPTKAEAVKELAASEGYDLERCYAYSDSATDLPMLQSVGNPHAVNPDRTLRREALARGWPILDFHRPVRLKQRIPTFSVPPRPALVAAAAIGAAAATAGLVWYANRRRTTAM; the protein is encoded by the coding sequence ATGCTCAGAGTTGTGGAAAACCAGTCGTGGCCCCGCACAGCGGCCTTCTTTGACCTGGACAAGACGGTCATTGCGAAGTCGAGCACGCTCACGTTCGGCAAGTCCTTCTACCAAGGCGGTCTGATCAACCGCCGCGCCGCCTTGCGCACCGCATATGCCCAGTTCGTCTTCCTCCTGGGCGGCGCCGACCACGACCAGATGGAGCGCATGCGGGAGTACCTCTCCGCCATGTGCCGCGGCTGGAACGTCCAGCAGGTCAGGGAGATCGTCGCCGAGACCCTGCACGACCTGATCGACCCGATCATCTACGACGAGGCGGCCTCCCTCATCGAGGAGCACCACACCGCCGGCCGCGATGTCGTCATCGTGTCGACCTCGGGCGCCGAAGTCGTCGAGCCCATCGGCGAGTTGCTCGGCGCGGACCGCGTGGTCGCGACCCGCATGATCGTGGGGGACGACGGCTGCTACACGGGCGAGGTGGAGTACTACGCGTACGGCCCCACCAAGGCGGAGGCGGTGAAGGAGCTGGCCGCGTCCGAGGGGTACGACCTGGAGCGCTGCTACGCCTACAGCGACTCGGCGACCGACCTGCCGATGCTGCAGTCGGTCGGCAACCCGCACGCCGTGAACCCGGACCGCACACTGCGCCGCGAGGCCCTCGCGCGCGGGTGGCCGATTCTCGACTTCCACCGTCCGGTCCGGCTGAAGCAGCGGATCCCCACGTTCTCCGTGCCGCCCCGTCCGGCCCTCGTCGCGGCCGCCGCCATAGGTGCGGCGGCCGCGACCGCCGGCCTCGTCTGGTACGCGAACAGACGCCGAACGACCGCCATGTGA
- a CDS encoding type II secretion system F family protein: MGAGVFAMGAAVLCLGVMALLLGRWHSGARRAQLLFAGGGVVGTGPPSWRAMTGRLRRVRGRLGAEWWALAVGLVLAVVGASVVPVVAGAAGVPLLRRVRLAGRDRRAREGRGNAVIGLCGALAGEVRAGRQPGEALPHAARDSGGLGDAQATVLAAARFGGDVPGALAVAARQPGAEGLLGLAACWRVAVDQGAGLAAGLDRLEAALRAERDQRADLRAQLAGARSTALMLAGLPVLGLALGSVLGADPLRVLLHTGAGLGCLLVGGVLEGLGMWWAMRIVRGAEAA; encoded by the coding sequence ATGGGAGCGGGTGTGTTTGCGATGGGGGCGGCCGTGTTGTGCCTCGGGGTGATGGCCCTGTTGCTGGGCCGATGGCACTCCGGGGCGCGGCGGGCGCAGCTGTTGTTCGCCGGTGGTGGGGTGGTGGGCACGGGACCGCCGTCGTGGCGGGCGATGACCGGCCGACTGCGGCGTGTCCGCGGGCGGCTGGGGGCCGAGTGGTGGGCGCTGGCCGTTGGGCTGGTGCTGGCCGTGGTGGGCGCGTCGGTGGTACCGGTCGTCGCGGGGGCGGCCGGGGTGCCGTTGCTGCGACGGGTGCGGCTGGCGGGCCGGGACCGACGGGCACGCGAGGGCCGCGGGAACGCGGTGATCGGGCTGTGCGGGGCGCTCGCCGGGGAAGTGCGGGCCGGACGGCAGCCGGGAGAAGCACTGCCGCACGCCGCCCGTGACTCCGGCGGCCTCGGGGACGCGCAGGCGACGGTGCTGGCGGCGGCGCGGTTCGGCGGTGACGTACCGGGAGCGCTGGCGGTCGCAGCACGGCAACCGGGGGCCGAGGGACTGCTGGGGCTCGCCGCGTGCTGGCGGGTCGCCGTGGACCAGGGAGCCGGCCTCGCCGCCGGACTCGACCGGCTCGAAGCGGCCTTGCGAGCGGAACGGGACCAACGTGCCGACTTGCGCGCCCAGTTGGCGGGCGCCCGGTCCACGGCACTGATGCTCGCGGGACTGCCGGTCCTGGGGCTCGCCCTGGGCTCCGTACTGGGGGCCGATCCCCTGCGCGTACTTCTGCACACCGGGGCCGGCCTGGGCTGTCTCCTGGTCGGAGGCGTGCTGGAGGGCCTGGGGATGTGGTGGGCGATGCGGATCGTGCGGGGAGCCGAGGCGGCGTGA